One genomic window of Candidatus Effluviviaceae Genus V sp. includes the following:
- a CDS encoding T9SS type A sorting domain-containing protein, which translates to MFRGPLSHVAAVLLLSALVAAPVAAVEVTFQVRMAYQVELGLFDPEEDFVDIAGTFNSWGDDLTPLADADGDTIYEVTLDGFAPDEYIEYKYRLNGEWGGTEEFPGAGNNRVYTVPASDDTVLVWYNDMEPGGGVDPTQLEWWNDCVFYEIFVRSFYDSDGDGIGDFQGLTQKLDYLNDGDPATTDDLGITGIWLMPIHDSPTYHGYDAVDYRSINPDYGTMADFEAFLAAAHDRGIKVIIDYVMNHCSNQHPWFVASANEDPQYRDFFTWSPTDPGQTGPWGQQVWHWDGDEWYYGLFWSGMPDLNYETPAVKDTMFQIASYWLDDVGVDGFRLDAILYIHEEGDQLQNTPSTFDFWEDYNTYVKSVRPDMLSVGEAWTGTSTILQYVDEGRLDICFEFNLAGSMLGAVNSGDASGLTGFADWVYNSYPYLQYATFLTNHDQNRTFTVVGEDEGKAKAAAGLYLTLPGVPFLYYGEEIGMTGAGDHLNIRTPMQWTDGEDAGFTTGTPWRNVNPDYVDRNVADEAADPGSLLEWYRKLIHVRNASPALRAGEHHPLASSTSQVMAFVREHEQQMLLCMTNTSATPLSNITLTGSVDSLVPGDYTLVNLLDPADTLDVTVTSSHEIMGLELAAYETVVYQVYPGSGVDPGDGDTGNKLRLGRNHPNPFAPSTTIGFSLPATSHVDLRVYDVAGREVAVLLDDVRSGGPHEVTWDGSGKDGGKLGAGVYFVRLSARDETRTSRITLLR; encoded by the coding sequence ATGTTCAGAGGCCCACTCAGCCACGTCGCGGCCGTCCTCCTGCTGTCCGCTCTCGTAGCAGCCCCCGTGGCGGCAGTGGAAGTGACCTTTCAGGTCCGGATGGCCTATCAGGTCGAGCTCGGCCTCTTCGACCCGGAAGAGGACTTCGTTGACATCGCGGGGACCTTCAACAGCTGGGGTGACGATCTTACGCCGCTCGCCGATGCCGACGGCGATACGATCTACGAGGTCACCCTCGACGGCTTCGCCCCCGACGAGTACATCGAGTACAAGTACCGTCTGAACGGCGAGTGGGGCGGCACGGAGGAGTTCCCGGGCGCCGGGAACAACCGCGTCTACACCGTGCCGGCGTCCGACGACACGGTCCTCGTGTGGTACAACGACATGGAACCGGGCGGCGGCGTCGATCCCACGCAGCTGGAGTGGTGGAACGACTGCGTCTTCTACGAGATCTTCGTCCGGAGCTTCTACGACAGCGACGGCGACGGCATCGGCGACTTCCAGGGACTGACGCAGAAGCTCGACTACCTGAACGACGGCGACCCCGCCACGACGGACGATCTCGGCATCACCGGCATCTGGCTCATGCCGATCCACGACAGCCCCACGTACCACGGCTACGACGCGGTCGACTATCGCTCGATCAACCCCGACTACGGCACTATGGCCGACTTCGAGGCGTTCCTCGCGGCCGCCCACGACCGCGGCATCAAGGTCATCATCGACTACGTGATGAACCACTGCTCCAACCAGCACCCGTGGTTCGTCGCCTCGGCGAACGAGGACCCCCAGTATCGCGACTTCTTCACCTGGTCACCCACCGACCCCGGTCAGACCGGACCCTGGGGCCAGCAGGTCTGGCATTGGGACGGCGACGAGTGGTACTACGGCCTCTTCTGGAGCGGCATGCCGGATCTCAACTACGAGACGCCCGCGGTCAAGGACACGATGTTCCAGATCGCGTCCTACTGGCTCGATGATGTCGGTGTCGACGGCTTCCGGCTCGATGCCATCCTCTATATCCACGAGGAGGGCGACCAGCTTCAGAACACGCCGTCGACGTTCGACTTCTGGGAGGACTACAACACGTACGTGAAGTCAGTGAGGCCCGACATGCTCTCGGTCGGAGAGGCCTGGACCGGTACGAGCACCATCCTCCAGTACGTCGACGAGGGCCGCCTGGACATCTGCTTCGAATTCAACCTCGCGGGCAGCATGCTGGGTGCGGTCAACTCAGGCGACGCCAGCGGGCTCACCGGATTCGCGGACTGGGTCTACAACAGCTACCCGTACCTCCAGTACGCGACGTTCCTGACGAACCACGACCAGAACCGCACGTTCACGGTGGTTGGTGAGGACGAGGGCAAGGCGAAGGCCGCCGCCGGGCTCTACCTGACCCTCCCGGGGGTACCCTTCCTCTACTACGGCGAGGAGATCGGGATGACGGGCGCGGGGGACCATCTGAACATCAGGACGCCGATGCAGTGGACCGACGGCGAGGACGCGGGGTTCACGACCGGTACGCCGTGGAGGAACGTGAACCCTGACTACGTCGACCGCAATGTCGCCGACGAGGCCGCCGATCCGGGCTCGCTCCTCGAGTGGTACAGGAAGCTCATCCACGTCCGGAACGCCTCTCCGGCACTCCGGGCCGGTGAGCACCACCCTCTCGCGAGCTCCACCTCTCAGGTGATGGCGTTCGTCCGTGAGCACGAGCAGCAGATGCTCCTCTGCATGACGAATACCTCGGCGACGCCTTTGAGCAACATCACGCTCACTGGCTCCGTCGACTCGCTCGTGCCCGGCGACTACACGCTGGTCAACCTGCTCGACCCCGCCGACACACTCGACGTGACCGTCACCTCGTCCCACGAGATCATGGGACTCGAGCTGGCCGCCTACGAGACCGTCGTCTACCAGGTCTACCCCGGCTCAGGCGTCGACCCCGGAGACGGCGATACCGGGAACAAGCTCCGGCTGGGACGGAACCACCCGAATCCGTTCGCCCCATCGACGACGATCGGCTTCTCACTACCCGCGACGTCGCATGTCGACCTCAGGGTCTACGACGTCGCGGGCCGCGAAGTCGCCGTCCTTCTCGACGACGTGCGGTCCGGAGGTCCGCACGAGGTCACGTGGGACGGCTCCGGCAAGGATGGAGGAAAGCTGGGGGCGGGAGTCTATTTCGTGCGTTTGTCGGCCCGGGACGAGACCAGAACCTCCAGGATCACGCTGCTGCGCTAG
- a CDS encoding cobalamin-binding protein, with amino-acid sequence MEILTTIASELEAGNDEAVRNLTQSAIEEGVEPKTVLDEGLIAGMQVVGERFQNHEIFLPDVLLAARAMNAGVDLLKPLLGDAENTSRGTIVIGTMKGDLHDIGKNLVGIMLGGAGFNVVDLGKDVPPERFVSAARESEAGVVGMSALLTTTMPTMKNVVSLLEKEGLSGKVKTIVGGAPVSEQFARDIGADAYGFDAANAVDRVRELMA; translated from the coding sequence ATGGAGATCCTGACGACGATCGCATCGGAGCTCGAGGCCGGCAACGACGAGGCCGTTCGAAATCTGACGCAGTCCGCCATCGAGGAGGGAGTTGAGCCGAAGACCGTTCTCGATGAGGGGCTTATCGCCGGGATGCAGGTCGTCGGCGAGAGGTTCCAGAACCACGAGATCTTCCTGCCGGACGTGTTGCTGGCCGCGCGGGCCATGAACGCCGGCGTCGACCTTCTGAAGCCTCTTCTCGGCGACGCGGAGAACACGTCGCGCGGCACCATCGTCATCGGGACCATGAAGGGCGACCTTCACGACATCGGGAAGAACCTCGTCGGCATCATGCTTGGAGGCGCGGGATTCAACGTCGTCGATCTGGGAAAGGACGTGCCTCCCGAGCGCTTCGTCTCTGCGGCCCGCGAGTCGGAGGCAGGCGTCGTCGGCATGTCGGCACTCCTGACGACGACCATGCCGACGATGAAGAACGTCGTCTCTCTGCTTGAGAAGGAAGGGCTCTCCGGGAAGGTCAAGACGATCGTCGGCGGCGCGCCGGTATCCGAGCAGTTCGCCCGGGACATCGGTGCCGACGCCTACGGCTTCGACGCGGCGAACGCAGTCGATCGCGTCAGGGAGCTCATGGCATGA
- a CDS encoding cold-shock protein — translation MSVSTTGTVKWFNDSKGFGFIELDDGSKDVFVHFSAIQTDDDYKTLTEGDRVQFDVVQGEKGPAAENVTKL, via the coding sequence ATCAGCGTGAGCACGACCGGAACAGTGAAGTGGTTCAATGACAGCAAGGGCTTCGGCTTCATCGAGCTCGACGACGGTTCGAAGGACGTCTTCGTGCACTTCTCGGCGATCCAGACCGACGACGACTACAAGACGCTGACCGAGGGCGACCGCGTGCAGTTCGACGTCGTCCAGGGCGAGAAGGGTCCGGCGGCCGAGAACGTCACGAAGCTCTAA